One window of the Babesia bovis T2Bo chromosome 2, whole genome shotgun sequence genome contains the following:
- a CDS encoding ATP-dependent DNA helicase RecQ family protein codes for MSSWPKPEDSPILIDLTTSNDEADDPSTSSKPYIDGLPTTDASTTVSNAAQEDVSKLVQSNSIPRKRVVEDSFSVNDGNYSTIGAASKRLNVISQKSVIDDDMFSVSATDMPVPPLDSVPSDALDVNIKKDINEQSSVVNAESSPKHVRDYLKSSSVNDQDIMGASTSTSRLSDSVDYLLASRGVNNCMDQSIDDGMSLDGLIEPGDIAVNHTRDSGSVDMDKVCDMVSACNHMLALDSSLQHDPTPKSSMLTRSSKGVNTDFDQTCRCSDEYKPFIVAEAVSFFAVKHLVSLLRAVGECLSSPASAHDRWSHVVNIQKRAQMYVNEAVRSNFYGDELDQYRINLPLELPKGLYNDHSCQSVVGQKLFTSGSPGDGITTKKTFPDDLIPTKIEKQRNNGIDKLLSQERLAQSLDTNGTKRMAPKNGYTLDHSQRRKINSQSKYNSRFTGGSSPGGSEGCDSLCTETLPSQTMDSMADSSDTQGDGDISHLSDPLSDSRMAYMVRVNSHEVAGLDLRVPRCVLSENSDLFGDSFKFSARVEEINRTVFGYTSFRGVQLAAINAILLNRDCFVMMATGGGKSHCYQLPSMLLCGVVVVFSPLISLMEDQMRILRSYGIDAETVTANTSSGELRDIFEYYLSADHNFESGAILFITPEKFDKSITLVRLLGELHDAGRLKLFVIDEAHCVSQWGLAFRKDYRKLCNLKGKFPDVPILAMTATATPQVASDIIDVLRIPSCVRLRTTINRPNLWIECREKTSSYLKEMVEILKSTTGCGIVYTLTVGDSEKVSQALESAGISVGIYNAKLNLDSRRYIQQQWTSGAVRVMVATIAFGMGIDKPDVRFVFHTSAPVTILGYYQEIGRAGRDGKFSTTILWYNLRDFERHKNLGHSSSVSEAASGEHISSNLTLSNMREFCQNKSTCRRLLLFRAFGEDPSGVLDTNCGGCDNCCSNMLTEHVDVGDDARIIVSFVEEAMRHRKKSVLTMNILCDALRGSNKSTIIKYRLNENPYHGVLKHAKAQQICHIIQEMVNLRILRECRRKCMSFGRTVFVLGPNAQKLKCGNLDISVVCYKRSDDNPVEESDQTYTLHELLQSVDMPDDTLNIENSSDVDGSRSSDEYLSVGSSEPEGASDDDKAVADQGVETDQSSTKERSHLLTSGNRVLNFSGNHYTTLQDTPERLQKKICTATTKILSRYNKALEERNNEKKSDAGSHGSSGSVKITNDYHDPQGYDLDISFLPDDLFGSYPSTYEHGLSTKPAKVTKESGASSTNVGSCSTSTKNTWNEGSIRSRGMIMSAKDVDDTDIKAALHNNIRRKLPQNLVQSLS; via the coding sequence ATGTCTTCCTGGCCGAAGCCTGAAGATTCTCCGATACTGATTGACTTGACGACGTCCAATGATGAGGCTGATGACCCGAGTACATCCAGCAAGCCATACATTGATGGCTTGCCTACTACTGACGCTAGTACGACCGTTAGCAATGCTGCTCAGGAGGATGTGAGCAAGCTGGTTCAAAGCAACTCAATTCCTCGTAAGCGTGTTGTAGAAGACAGTTTTTCTGTGAATGATGGGAATTACAGTACAATTGGCGCTGCATCAAAGCGCCTGAATGTGATTAGTCAGAAATCCGTGattgatgatgatatgTTTAGCGTGTCTGCTACGGACATGCCAGTCCCTCCACTGGACAGCGTACCCAGTGATGCACTAGATGTCAATATTAAGAAAGATATTAATGAGCAATCTTCCGTGGTTAATGCTGAAAGCTCGCCCAAGCATGTTAGGGATTATTTGAAATCTTCATCTGTTAATGACCAGGATATAATGGGCGCATCTACATCAACAAGTCGTTTATCAGATTCCGTAGATTATTTATTAGCTTCTAGGGGTGTCAACAATTGCATGGACCAATCTATCGATGATGGCATGTCTTTGGATGGTTTGATAGAGCCTGGTGACATTGCTGTGAACCACACTCGCGACAGCGGCAGTGTTGACATGGACAAGGTCTGTGATATGGTTTCAGCTTGCAACCACATGTTAGCGCTGGATAGCTCTTTACAGCATGATCCCACTCCAAAGTCATCGATGTTAACACGATCTTCCAAGGGTGTCAATACAGATTTCGACCAAACTTGCAGGTGCAGCGATGAATATAAACCTTTTATTGTAGCTGAAGCTGTATCATTCTTTGCTGTGAAGCATTTAGTTTCGTTATTACGTGCAgttggtgaatgtttatCCTCGCCTGCATCTGCTCATGACCGGTGGTCACATGTTGTGAATATTCAAAAGCGTGCTCAGATGTATGTTAATGAAGCTGTTAGGTCAAATTTTTATGGCGACGAGCTTGACCAGTATCGTATAAATTTACCCTTGGAATTGCCAAAGGGTCTATATAATGACCATTCATGTCAATCTGTTGTTGGACAGAAACTTTTTACGTCAGGTAGTCCTGGTGATGGCATCACTACCAAAAAGACATTTCCGGACGATCTTATACCAACTAAAATAGAAAAACAGCGTAACAATGGTATCGACAAGCTACTGAGCCAAGAACGACTTGCCCAGTCTTTGGATACCAATGGTACTAAACGTATGGCGCCTAAAAATGGCTATACTTTGGATCATTCACAGCGTCGCAAAATTAACTCCCAGTCCAAGTACAATAGCCGTTTCACGGGCGGATCATCACCTGGTGGTAGTGAGGGCTGTGATTCATTGTGCACTGAGACTCTGCCAAGTCAGACAATGGATTCTATGGCGGACAGCTCTGATACTCAGGGCGACGGTGACATATCGCATTTATCAGATCCACTATCTGATTCCCGTATGGCTTACATGGTTCGTGTAAATAGTCATGAGGTAGCTGGCCTTGACTTACGTGTCCCCCGTTGTGTTTTATCGGAGAACAGTGATTTATTTGGGGATTCGTTCAAGTTTAGTGCTCGTGTTGAAGAGATTAACCGTACAGTCTTTGGTTACACTTCTTTCCGAGGTGTACAGTTGGCTGCAATAAATGCCATACTGCTAAATCGTGACTGTTTTGTGATGATGGCTACTGGTGGAGGTAAGAGTCATTGTTATCAATTACCTTCTATGCTTTTATGTGGCGTTGTGGTTGTATTTTCTCCTTTGATATCGCTGATGGAGGACCAGATGCGTATACTGCGATCCTATGGCATTGATGCTGAGACGGTGACTGCTAACACTTCTTCTGGTGAATtacgtgatatatttgaGTATTACTTGAGTGCTGACCATAATTTTGAGAGCGGTGCTATACTGTTTATTACTCCGGAGAAATTCGACAAGTCCATTACCTTAGTGCGTTTACTTGGTGAGCTCCACGACGCAGGCCGTCTAAAGTTGTTTGTGATTGACGAGGCTCACTGCGTATCTCAATGGGGACTAGCTTTCCGGAAGGACTACCGTAAGCTGTGTAACTTGAAGGGTAAATTCCCCGATGTACCTATTTTGGCCATGACTGCTACCGCTACTCCTCAGGTTGCTTCTGACATAATTGATGTGCTTCGCATTCCATCTTGTGTACGTTTACGTACTACTATAAACCGTCCTAATTTGTGGATTGAGTGCCGTGAGAAGACTTCCAGTTACTTGAAGGAGATGGTTGAAATCTTAAAATCCACTACTGGTTGTGGCATTGTCTACACCCTTACTGTTGGCGACAGCGAGAAGGTATCCCAAGCACTGGAGTCTGCTGGTATATCTGTTGGCATATACAACGCCAAACTCAATTTGGACTCTCGTCGTTACATTCAACAGCAGTGGACTAGTGGTGCAGTACGTGTAATGGTGGCTACCATTGCATTTGGCATGGGTATAGACAAGCCTGACGTTCGTTTTGTATTCCACACTTCAGCTCCCGTTACCATTTTGGGTTACTATCAGGAGATTGGTCGTGCAGGTCGTGATGGCAAGTTTTCTACAACTATTTTATGGTACAATTTACGTGACTTTGAGCGTCACAAGAACTTGGGCCACAGCAGCTCTGTGTCTGAAGCCGCTTCTGGTGAGCATATTTCCAGTAATCTGACGTTATCTAACATGCGTGAATTCTGTCAGAACAAGTCAACTTGCAGGCGTCTACTATTATTCCGTGCTTTTGGTGAGGATCCCAGTGGTGTCCTGGATACTAATTGTGGCGGTTGTGACAATTGCTGTTCTAACATGTTGACTGAGCATGTTGACGTTGGTGACGATGCCCGCATTATTGTATCCTTTGTAGAGGAGGCTATGCGCCACCGCAAGAAGAGCGTATTAACTATGAATATTCTTTGCGACGCCTTGCGTGGGTCCAACAAATCGACCATAATCAAGTATCGCCTTAACGAGAATCCCTATCACGGTGTTTTGAAGCATGCCAAAGCGCAGCAGATATGCCACATCATCCAGGAGATGGTCAACCTTCGCATTTTACGTGAGTGTCGTCGTAAATGCATGAGTTTCGGTCGCACGGTGTTTGTCCTGGGTCCGAATGCCCAGAAGTTAAAGTGTGGCAACCTTGACATCAGTGTAGTGTGTTACAAACGTAGTGACGACAATCCCGTTGAAGAATCGGACCAAACCTATACACTGCACGAATTGCTACAGAGCGTTGATATGCCCGATGATACGCTTAACATTGAGAATTCTTCTGACGTTGATGGATCAAGGAGCTCTGATGAATACCTATCTGTGGGCTCCAGTGAACCCGAGGGAGCATCGGACGATGATAAAGCGGTGGCGGACCAGGGCGTCGAGACCGATCAAAGCAGTACCAAAGAACGCAGTCATCTGCTGACCAGTGGCAACCGCGTTTTGAACTTCAGTGGGAATCACTATACTACTTTACAGGACACTCCAGAACGGTTACAGAAAAAAATCTGCACTGCCACGACTAAAATACTTTCACGTTACAACAAGGCACTCGAGGAGAGAAACAATGAAAAGAAATCAGACGCCGGATCACATGGCAGCTCAGGCAGTGTCAAGATAACGAATGACTACCACGATCCGCAAGGTTACGATTTGGATATAAGCTTTCTTCCAGACGATCTATTTGGGTCATACCCAAGTACATATGAGCACGGTTTATCTACAAAGCCTGCTAAGGTCACAAAAGAGTCGGGGGCATCCAGTACCAACGTGGGTTCTTGTTCTACATCTACCAAAAATACGTGGAACGAAGGCTCCATTAGGTCTCGGGGTATGATAATGTCTGCCAAGGACGTTGATGATACCGATATCAAGGCGGCACTTCACAACAACATTCGCAGGAAATTGCCACAGAATCTCGTGCAATCACTTAGTTGA
- a CDS encoding putative integral membrane protein gives MTLCFIGILIFCLDMEVLRRFITGTAFLLLSMAFAAHNPHRKHRHRFQSFSNGVMLQKGSVEKNPLSGGGSSMKFVATVTPPVSVKEVKASPKEDDSPSVTTEDIMRGRASVDFTKYPEYAQLQPKKSLIGAIVIFALYFLATVVYNYIRKVAEKDRVDKALREYEEEKEHYIETGETADVVGDAV, from the exons ATGACcctttgttttattggAATCCTTATCTTCTGTCTTGACATGGAGGTACTACGTAGATTCATCACCGGAACTGCGTTCCTATTACTGTCTATGGCTTTTGCCGCACATAATCCACATCGCAAGCATCGCCACAGGTTTCAAAGTTTTTCTAATGGCGTCATGCTGCAGAAG GGATCGGTTGAAAAGAACCCACTTTCTGGCGGCGGTTCGTCAATGAAGTTTGTTGCAACTGTTACTCCCCCCGTGTCTGTTAAGGAAGTCAAGGCATCTCCCAAAGAGGATGACTCGCCTTCTGTGACTACTGAGGACATTATGCGAGGACGCGCCTCCGTTGACTTTACCAAGTACCCTGAGTATGCACAGCTCCAGCCAAAGAAGAGTCTTATTGGTGCTATAGTTATATTTGCCTTGTACTTTTTGGCCACTGTGGTCTACAACTATAT TCGAAAAGTTGCTGAGAAAGACCGTGTTGACAAGGCGTTGCGCGAGTACGAAGAGGAGAAGGAGCATTACATTGAGACTGGCGAGACAGCTGACGTCGTCGGTGACGCTGTATAG
- a CDS encoding dihydrofolate reductase/thymidilate synthase — translation MSNSYEGCGDLTIFVAVALNKVIGHKNQIPWPHITHDFRFLRNGTTYIPPEVLSKNPDIQNVVIFGRKTYESIPKASLPLKNRINVILSRTVKEVPGCLVYEDLSTAIRDLRANVPHNKIFILGGSFLYKEVLDNGLCDKIYLTRLNKEYPGDTYFPDIPDTFEITAISPTFSTDFVSYDFVIYERKDCKTVFPDPPFDQLLMTGTDISVPKPKYVACPGVRIRNHEEFQYLDILADVLSHGVLKPNRTGTDAYSKFGYQMRFDLSRSFPLLTTKKVALRSIIEELLWFIKGSTNGNDLLAKNVRIWELNGRRDFLDKNGFTDREEHDLGPIYGFQWRHFGAEYLDMHADYTGKGIDQLAEIINRIKTNPNDRRLIVCSWNVSDLKKMALPPCHCFFQFYVSDNKLSCMMHQRSCDLGLGVPFNIASYSILTAMVAQVCGLGLGEFVHNLADAHIYVDHVDAVTTQIARIPHPFPRLRLNPDIRNIEDFTIDDIVVEDYVSHPPIPMAMSA, via the exons ATGTCTAATTCATACGAAGGGTGTGGAGATCTTACGATTTTCGTAGCCGTTGCCTTGAATAAGGTAATTGGCCATAAAAACCAAATTCCCTGGCCGCATATTACGCATGATTTTCGTTTTTTGCGTAATGGCACAACTTACATTCCACCTGAGGTGTTGTCTAAGAACCCAGATATACAGAATGTTGTGATTTTCGGTAGGAAGACTTATGAAAGTATCCCTAAAGCTTCGCTCCCTCTTAAAAACCGTATAAACGTGATACTGTCTCGTACTGT CAAGGAAGTTCCTGGTTGTTTGGTGTACGAGGACCTTTCTACTGCCATTCGTGATTTGCGTGCAAATGTCCCTCATAACAAGATTTTTATCTTAG GCGGTTCTTTTCTTTACAAGGAGGTGCTTGACAATGGTTTGTGTGATAAGATTTATTTGACTCGTCTCAACAAGGAGTATCCTGGTGACACCTACTTCCCTGATATTCCGGATACTTTTGAGATAACCGCCATTAGTCCTACGTTTTCCACTGACTTTGTCAGTTATGATTTTGTTATTTACGAGCGTAAGGATTGCAAGACTGTTTTCCCCGATCCTCCTTTTGATCAATTATTGATGACAGGGACTGACATTAGCGTTCCCAAACCAAAGTACGTTGCTTGTCCTGGCGTCAGGATACGCAACCATGAAGAGTTCCAATACCTTGACATATTGGCAGATGTGCTAAGTCATGGTGTATTGAAGCCCAACCGTACCGGTACTGATGCCTACTCTAAGTTTGGCTATCAGATGCGATTTGACCTTTCACGTTCATTCCCGTTATTGACTACCAAGAAGGTAGCATTGCGCAGCATAATTGAGGAACTGCTCTGGTTTATTAAGGGTAGTACCAACGGCAACGACCTACTGGCTAAGAATGTGCGCATTTGGGAGCTTAACGGTCGTCGTGATTTCCTTGATAAGAATGGTTTTACAGATCGTGAAGAGCATGATTTAGGTCCTATATATGGTTTCCAATGGCGTCATTTTGGTGCTGAGTACTTGGATATGCACGCTGATTACACTGGTAAGGGTATTGATCAGCTTGCTGAGATAATTAACCGCATTAAAACGAACCCAAACGACCGTAGGCTGATTGTATGCTCTTGGAATGTTTCGG ACCTAAAGAAGATGGCTTTGCCTCCTTGTCATTGTTTCTTCCAATTTTATGTCAGTGACAACAAGCTTTCTTGTATGATGCATCAGCGTTCCTGTGACCTTGGTTTGGGTGTACCTTTCAACATTGCTTCTTATAGTATACTTACTGCTATGGTGGCTCAGGTTTGCGGTTTAGGTTTAGGGGAGTTTGTCCATAATTTGGCAGACGCCCACATTTATGTTGACCACGTGGACGCCGTTACTACTCAGATTGCTCGCATTCCTCATCCATTTCCCCGTTTGCGTTTGAACCCTGATATTAGGAATATCGAGGACTTTACTATTGACGACATTGTAGTTGAGGATTACGTCTCGCATCCTCCCATACCCATGGCCATGTCCGCATGA